In Mycobacterium sp. 050128, one genomic interval encodes:
- a CDS encoding acyl-CoA-like ligand-binding transcription factor, whose product MPATDQPLGLRERKKLKTRQAIRREAFRLIDANGYAATTVEQIAEAAEVSPSTFFRYFGSKESLLLADDLDPLIFAAFETQPPELSPTEAIRRAYTEVMAALPAEQLDFENTRQRLMFSIPELKAAMYDEYYRTVNVVAEMVGRRIGRPADDFEVRVFAGALTGAMMAAADSAPPTAATIYRALDFVDAGMPLR is encoded by the coding sequence ATGCCCGCGACTGATCAACCCCTGGGTCTGCGGGAGCGCAAGAAGCTCAAGACCCGCCAGGCCATCAGGCGCGAGGCGTTCCGCCTGATCGATGCGAACGGCTATGCGGCCACCACCGTCGAGCAGATCGCCGAGGCCGCCGAGGTGTCGCCGAGCACCTTCTTCCGCTACTTCGGATCCAAGGAGTCGTTGCTGCTCGCCGACGACCTGGACCCGCTGATCTTCGCGGCCTTCGAGACGCAGCCGCCCGAGCTGTCGCCCACCGAGGCGATCCGCCGGGCCTACACCGAAGTCATGGCCGCGCTGCCCGCTGAGCAGTTGGATTTCGAGAACACCCGGCAGCGGCTGATGTTCTCGATACCCGAGCTCAAGGCCGCCATGTACGACGAGTACTACCGCACCGTCAACGTCGTTGCCGAGATGGTCGGGCGCCGAATCGGCCGTCCCGCAGACGATTTCGAAGTACGGGTGTTCGCGGGAGCACTGACCGGTGCGATGATGGCCGCCGCCGACAGCGCGCCACCGACGGCCGCGACGATCTATCGGGCCCTGGACTTCGTCGACGCCGGCATGCCGCTGCGGTGA
- a CDS encoding ABC transporter substrate-binding protein → MRQGWNRRGFLQLAGAAAAAAAAGPAAGCSDPKPPAGAPGSEGVTITHLFGQTVIKTPPKRVVSAGYTEQDDLLAVGVVPIAVTNWFGDQPFAVWPWAQPKLGGAQPVVLNLDNGIAVDQISGLKPDLIVAINAGLDADTYQKLAAIAPTIAQSDGDAFFEPWKDQATAVGQAVFQADQMKTLIDSVDKQFVAVAQNHPQWKTKRALLMQGTLFRGTVVATAAGWRTDFLNQMGLVIADSIKPFVSDHRAVIPRDQIKTVLDSADVVIWTTESPDEQKALLADPEVAGSQATAQNRHVFTTKDQAGAIAFASPLSYPMVADQLPPLIGKVLG, encoded by the coding sequence ATGCGACAGGGATGGAATCGGCGGGGGTTCTTGCAGCTCGCCGGTGCCGCCGCGGCCGCCGCGGCGGCCGGGCCGGCGGCGGGGTGCTCGGATCCCAAACCGCCGGCGGGCGCTCCCGGCAGCGAAGGCGTGACAATCACCCATCTTTTCGGTCAGACCGTCATCAAGACGCCGCCCAAACGTGTGGTCAGCGCGGGCTACACCGAGCAAGATGACCTGCTCGCCGTCGGCGTCGTACCGATCGCGGTGACCAACTGGTTCGGTGACCAGCCGTTCGCGGTGTGGCCGTGGGCCCAGCCCAAGCTCGGCGGCGCGCAGCCCGTGGTGCTGAACCTGGACAATGGGATAGCCGTCGACCAGATCTCTGGCCTGAAACCCGATTTGATCGTCGCCATCAACGCCGGCTTGGACGCCGACACCTACCAGAAGCTGGCCGCGATCGCCCCGACCATCGCGCAGTCCGACGGCGACGCGTTCTTCGAGCCGTGGAAGGACCAGGCCACCGCGGTCGGCCAGGCGGTGTTTCAGGCCGACCAGATGAAGACGCTCATCGATAGCGTCGACAAGCAGTTCGTCGCCGTCGCCCAGAATCACCCGCAGTGGAAGACCAAGCGCGCGTTGCTGATGCAGGGCACCCTGTTCCGGGGCACCGTGGTCGCCACCGCGGCGGGCTGGCGAACCGACTTCCTCAACCAGATGGGTTTGGTCATCGCCGACAGCATCAAGCCTTTCGTCAGCGATCACCGCGCCGTCATCCCGCGCGACCAGATCAAAACGGTGCTCGATTCCGCCGACGTGGTGATCTGGACGACCGAGAGTCCCGACGAGCAGAAGGCGCTGCTGGCCGACCCTGAGGTCGCGGGATCGCAGGCGACCGCGCAGAACCGCCATGTCTTCACCACCAAGGACCAGGCCGGTGCGATCGCTTTCGCGTCGCCGCTGAGCTACCCGATGGTCGCCGATCAGCTGCCCCCACTGATCGGCAAAGTGCTCGGATAG
- a CDS encoding acyl-CoA dehydrogenase → MPIAIISEHQDLADSVRSLVARVAPSEVLHAAMETPVENPPPYWQAAAEQGLQGVHLSEAVGGQGFGLLELAIVLAEFGYGAVPGPFVPSAIASALIASHDPDAKVLAELASGAAIAAYALDSGLTATRKGPEDEGVLVIRGEVRAVPAAAQASVLVLPVAIDSGDEWVVLRAEELEVEPVKSLDPLRPIAHVTADAVEVGEDALLSTLTRTNAHALMSTLLSAEAIGVARWATDTAAQYAKIREQFGRPIGQFQAIKHKCAEMIADTERATAAVWDAARAIDEGSPDVEFAAAVAATLAPAAAQRCTQDCIQVHGGIGYTWEHDTNVYYRRALMLAACFGRSSDYPQKVVNTATTTGMRPVDIDLDPETEKLREEIRAEVAAFKAMDREPRTVALAEGGWVLPYLPKPWGRASSPIEQVIIAQEFTTGRVRRPQVGIAAWIIPSIVAFGTEEQKQRFLPPTFRGEMVWCQLFSEPGAGSDLAGLSTKATRADGGWRITGQKIWTTAAQYSQWGALLARTEPSAPKHNGITYFLLDMRSEGVTVKPLRELTGNAMFNTVYIDDVFVPDECVLGEVNRGWEVSRNTLTAERVSIGSSDANFLATLPQFVEFVRNYRSEGQFDQVAQHRAGQLIAEGHAAKVLNLRSTLLTLAGGDAMPSAAISKLLSMRTGQGYAEFAVSSFGTDAAIGDPDELAGKWGEYLLASRATTIYGGTSEVQLNIIAERLLGLPRDP, encoded by the coding sequence ATGCCGATCGCAATAATTTCCGAGCATCAAGATCTGGCCGACTCGGTGCGGTCCCTGGTGGCGCGCGTCGCGCCGTCGGAGGTGTTGCACGCGGCCATGGAGACTCCGGTCGAGAATCCGCCGCCGTACTGGCAGGCGGCCGCCGAGCAAGGCCTGCAGGGTGTTCATCTCTCCGAGGCGGTCGGCGGGCAGGGCTTCGGCCTGCTCGAGCTGGCCATCGTGCTGGCCGAGTTCGGCTACGGCGCCGTGCCCGGGCCGTTCGTGCCGTCGGCGATCGCCAGTGCCCTGATCGCGTCGCACGACCCGGATGCCAAGGTGCTCGCCGAGCTGGCGTCGGGCGCGGCCATCGCCGCCTACGCGCTGGACTCCGGGCTGACCGCCACCCGCAAGGGCCCGGAGGACGAGGGCGTGCTGGTGATCCGCGGCGAGGTCCGCGCGGTGCCCGCCGCGGCGCAGGCGTCGGTGCTGGTGCTGCCAGTGGCGATCGACTCCGGCGACGAGTGGGTGGTGCTGCGCGCCGAGGAACTCGAGGTCGAGCCGGTGAAAAGCCTGGATCCGCTGCGGCCGATCGCCCATGTGACTGCCGACGCCGTCGAGGTCGGCGAGGATGCCCTGTTGAGCACCCTGACCAGGACGAACGCCCACGCGCTGATGTCGACGCTGCTGTCCGCCGAGGCGATCGGCGTGGCCCGCTGGGCGACCGACACGGCGGCGCAGTACGCCAAGATCCGGGAGCAGTTCGGCCGGCCGATCGGCCAGTTCCAGGCCATCAAGCACAAGTGCGCCGAGATGATCGCCGACACCGAGCGGGCCACCGCGGCGGTGTGGGATGCGGCACGCGCGATCGACGAAGGCTCGCCGGACGTGGAGTTCGCCGCCGCCGTGGCCGCGACGCTGGCACCCGCGGCCGCCCAGCGTTGCACGCAGGACTGCATTCAGGTGCACGGCGGCATCGGCTACACCTGGGAGCACGACACGAACGTGTACTACCGCCGTGCGCTGATGCTGGCCGCCTGCTTCGGTCGCAGTTCGGACTACCCGCAGAAGGTGGTCAACACCGCGACCACCACCGGGATGCGGCCGGTGGACATCGACCTGGATCCCGAGACCGAGAAGCTGCGTGAGGAGATCCGCGCGGAGGTCGCCGCGTTCAAGGCGATGGATCGGGAGCCGCGCACCGTGGCACTCGCCGAGGGCGGTTGGGTGTTGCCGTACCTGCCCAAGCCGTGGGGCCGGGCGTCCAGCCCGATCGAGCAGGTCATCATCGCCCAGGAGTTCACCACCGGGCGGGTGCGGCGACCGCAGGTCGGCATTGCCGCGTGGATCATCCCGTCGATCGTCGCGTTCGGAACCGAGGAGCAGAAGCAACGCTTCCTGCCGCCGACCTTCCGCGGCGAGATGGTCTGGTGCCAGCTGTTCTCCGAGCCGGGCGCCGGATCGGACCTGGCCGGGCTGAGCACGAAAGCGACCCGGGCCGACGGCGGCTGGCGCATCACCGGCCAGAAGATCTGGACCACCGCCGCGCAGTACTCGCAATGGGGTGCGCTGCTGGCGAGAACCGAGCCCAGCGCTCCGAAACATAATGGCATCACCTACTTCCTGCTGGACATGCGCAGCGAAGGGGTGACGGTCAAGCCGTTGCGCGAGCTGACCGGGAACGCGATGTTCAACACCGTCTACATCGACGACGTGTTCGTTCCCGACGAGTGCGTGCTGGGCGAGGTCAACCGCGGCTGGGAGGTCAGCCGCAACACACTGACCGCCGAGCGGGTGTCGATCGGCAGCAGCGACGCGAATTTCCTGGCGACCCTGCCCCAGTTCGTCGAGTTCGTCCGCAATTACCGTTCTGAAGGCCAATTCGATCAGGTCGCCCAGCACCGGGCCGGGCAGTTGATCGCCGAAGGGCACGCGGCCAAGGTGCTGAACCTGCGCTCGACGCTGTTGACGCTGGCCGGCGGTGACGCGATGCCGTCCGCGGCGATCTCGAAGCTGTTGTCGATGCGCACCGGTCAGGGCTACGCCGAATTCGCGGTTTCCTCGTTCGGCACCGACGCCGCCATCGGCGACCCCGATGAGCTGGCGGGCAAGTGGGGCGAGTACCTGTTGGCCAGCCGGGCCACCACCATCTACGGCGGCACCTCGGAGGTGCAGCTCAACATCATCGCGGAGCGGCTGCTGGGCCTGCCGCGCGACCCGTAA
- a CDS encoding alpha/beta hydrolase: MTPNSASAGVVREFVGLPSPTAGRAGAGGHPCQGLYHRGVGRKPKVAMIAAHYQIDFSEHYLADYMAIRGIGFLGWNTRFRGFESNFLLDHALVDIGVGVRWLREVQGVDTVVLLGNSGGGSLMSAYQSQAVEPNVTPLPGMRPASGLTELLPADGYVATAAHPGRPEVLTAWMDAAVVDENDPVATDADLDLFNDVNGPPYPPEFIARYRSAQLARNHAITDWAEMELKRVRAAGFSDRPFSVMRTWADPRMVDPNIEPTKRSPNLCYAGVPAKANRSAQGIAASCTLRNWLGMWSLRVAQTRAEPHLGRVACPALVINAEADTGVFPSDAQRIYDALASTDKLQVSIDSDHYFTTPGARSEQADTIARWISKRWR; the protein is encoded by the coding sequence TTGACGCCTAACAGCGCCAGCGCAGGGGTTGTCCGCGAGTTCGTCGGCCTTCCGTCGCCTACCGCCGGGCGCGCCGGCGCGGGCGGACACCCCTGCCAGGGGCTGTACCACCGCGGCGTAGGACGCAAGCCGAAGGTGGCCATGATCGCCGCGCATTACCAGATCGACTTCTCCGAGCACTATCTCGCCGATTACATGGCGATTCGGGGCATCGGATTTCTCGGCTGGAACACCAGGTTCCGTGGCTTCGAAAGCAACTTCCTGCTCGACCACGCGCTGGTCGACATCGGCGTGGGCGTGCGCTGGCTACGCGAGGTTCAGGGCGTGGATACCGTTGTCCTGCTGGGCAATTCGGGAGGCGGATCGTTGATGTCCGCATACCAATCGCAAGCCGTCGAGCCGAATGTGACCCCGCTGCCGGGCATGCGGCCGGCCAGCGGGCTGACGGAGTTGCTGCCCGCCGACGGCTATGTCGCCACCGCGGCGCATCCCGGACGCCCGGAGGTGCTGACCGCCTGGATGGATGCCGCCGTCGTCGACGAAAACGACCCCGTCGCCACCGATGCAGACCTCGACCTGTTCAACGATGTCAACGGCCCGCCGTACCCGCCGGAATTCATCGCTCGCTACCGCTCGGCGCAGCTCGCGCGGAACCACGCCATCACCGACTGGGCCGAGATGGAGCTTAAACGTGTTCGTGCAGCCGGCTTTTCGGATAGACCGTTCTCGGTGATGCGAACCTGGGCCGATCCCCGCATGGTCGATCCCAACATCGAGCCCACCAAGCGTTCGCCCAACCTGTGCTACGCGGGCGTGCCGGCTAAGGCCAACCGGTCGGCCCAAGGCATCGCCGCGTCTTGCACGCTGCGTAACTGGTTGGGCATGTGGAGCCTGCGGGTGGCGCAAACCCGGGCCGAGCCGCACCTGGGCCGCGTCGCCTGCCCGGCCTTGGTGATCAACGCCGAGGCAGACACCGGCGTGTTTCCCTCTGACGCGCAACGCATCTACGACGCGCTCGCGAGCACTGACAAACTTCAGGTCTCGATCGACAGCGACCACTACTTCACCACCCCGGGCGCGCGTAGCGAGCAGGCGGATACCATCGCCAGGTGGATCAGCAAGCGGTGGCGCTGA
- a CDS encoding 2-hydroxyacid dehydrogenase, with the protein MDQQAVALRVLAHFVPGDKVLDFLAAEADWLDIRWCAADDDACFYRELPEAEVIWHVLRPLSGEDLKRGEKLRLVHKLGAGVNTVDVATATDRRIAVANMPGANAPSVAEGTVLLMLAALRRLPELDRATRQGRGWPLDPDLGETVRDIGGCTVGLVGYGNIAKRVAAVVGAMGATVVHTSTRDDGRPGWRPLPELLAGSDIVSLHLPLTADTHHLLNRDAIALMKPSAVLVNTSRGAIVDEDALAGALRDGRLAAAGLDVFEAEPAAPDNPLFGLDNVVLTPHVTWYTVDTMRRYLVEAVANCRRLRDGEPLANLVTPVVNQPTGY; encoded by the coding sequence GTGGATCAGCAAGCGGTGGCGCTGAGAGTTCTCGCCCACTTCGTTCCCGGTGACAAAGTCCTCGATTTCCTTGCAGCCGAAGCAGATTGGCTCGACATTCGCTGGTGCGCCGCCGACGACGACGCCTGCTTCTACCGCGAGCTGCCCGAAGCCGAAGTTATTTGGCATGTACTACGGCCGTTGTCAGGCGAAGACCTGAAACGCGGGGAGAAGCTGCGGTTGGTGCACAAGCTCGGTGCCGGGGTGAACACCGTCGACGTGGCGACCGCGACCGACCGCCGCATCGCGGTCGCCAACATGCCCGGTGCCAATGCGCCGTCGGTGGCCGAGGGAACCGTGCTGTTGATGCTGGCCGCCCTGCGCAGGCTGCCGGAGCTGGACCGCGCCACCCGGCAGGGGCGTGGCTGGCCGCTCGATCCCGACCTGGGCGAGACAGTCCGCGACATCGGCGGCTGCACAGTCGGCCTGGTGGGTTACGGCAATATCGCCAAGCGCGTCGCCGCCGTCGTCGGCGCCATGGGCGCCACCGTCGTGCACACCAGCACGCGCGACGACGGCCGGCCCGGCTGGCGGCCGCTGCCCGAGCTGCTGGCCGGCAGCGACATCGTCTCGCTGCACCTGCCTTTGACGGCCGATACCCATCATCTGCTCAATCGGGATGCGATCGCCCTGATGAAGCCGAGTGCGGTGCTGGTCAACACGTCGCGGGGGGCCATCGTCGACGAGGACGCGCTGGCCGGCGCGCTGCGCGACGGACGGCTGGCGGCCGCGGGCCTCGACGTTTTCGAGGCGGAGCCGGCCGCGCCCGACAATCCGCTGTTCGGTCTGGACAACGTCGTGCTGACACCGCACGTCACCTGGTACACCGTCGACACGATGCGGCGCTATCTGGTCGAGGCCGTCGCCAACTGCCGCCGGCTGCGCGACGGCGAGCCGCTGGCCAACCTGGTAACCCCAGTAGTCAACCAACCCACCGGTTATTAG
- a CDS encoding DNA polymerase domain-containing protein yields MNVMAGPVSLEVAGHHVTVTHPDKVVFEAHGETGPYTKLDLVRYYLSVADAALRGVAGRPMILKRFVKGIAHEAVFQKRAPTKRPDWVDVAELHYARGTSAAEAVIHDAAGLAWAINLGCVDLNPHPVLATDLDHPDELRVDLDPMPGVDWRGIVDVALVAREVLEDYGLVAWPKTSGSRGFHIYARIAPRWEFRQVRLAAQTVAREVERRVPDAATSRWWKEEREGVFVDFNQNAKDRTVASAYSVRATADARVSTPLHWDEVAGCRPEAFTIATVPDRFADIGDPWAGMDEAVGDLDRLLMLAEEMGPPERAPRGAAKSADGRRRSSMPLIEIARTKTKDEAMAALDIWRDRYPAVAERLAPADVLVDGMRGPSSIWYRIRINLQHVPVDQRPPQQELIADYSPWNKEGHHTPPASRPGAAGTGELPHARD; encoded by the coding sequence ATGAACGTCATGGCCGGTCCGGTGTCATTGGAGGTTGCCGGGCACCACGTCACGGTCACCCACCCGGACAAGGTCGTCTTCGAAGCCCATGGTGAGACCGGGCCTTACACCAAGCTCGACCTGGTCCGCTATTACCTTTCGGTGGCCGACGCAGCGTTGCGGGGTGTGGCCGGGCGCCCGATGATCCTCAAGCGCTTCGTCAAGGGAATCGCGCACGAGGCGGTGTTCCAGAAGCGTGCGCCGACGAAGCGGCCGGACTGGGTCGACGTCGCCGAGCTCCACTACGCGCGGGGCACGTCGGCCGCCGAGGCCGTCATCCACGACGCCGCCGGGCTGGCGTGGGCGATCAACCTGGGCTGTGTGGACCTCAACCCGCATCCGGTGCTCGCCACCGACCTCGACCACCCCGACGAGCTGCGCGTCGACCTGGACCCGATGCCCGGGGTCGACTGGCGGGGCATTGTCGACGTGGCCCTGGTGGCCCGCGAGGTGCTGGAGGACTACGGCCTGGTCGCGTGGCCGAAGACGTCCGGGTCGCGCGGCTTTCACATCTACGCCCGCATCGCGCCGCGCTGGGAGTTCCGTCAGGTCCGGCTGGCTGCCCAGACCGTGGCCCGTGAGGTGGAACGGCGAGTGCCCGACGCCGCGACCAGCCGCTGGTGGAAGGAAGAGCGCGAGGGGGTGTTCGTCGACTTCAACCAGAACGCGAAGGACCGCACGGTCGCGTCCGCCTACTCGGTGCGGGCCACTGCGGACGCCCGGGTGTCGACGCCGCTGCATTGGGACGAGGTCGCCGGCTGCCGGCCGGAGGCGTTCACGATCGCTACCGTTCCCGACCGGTTCGCCGATATCGGCGACCCGTGGGCGGGGATGGACGAGGCGGTCGGTGACCTGGACCGGCTGCTGATGCTGGCCGAGGAGATGGGCCCGCCGGAGCGGGCGCCGCGCGGCGCGGCAAAGAGTGCCGACGGGCGCCGTCGGTCCTCGATGCCACTGATCGAGATCGCCCGGACCAAGACCAAGGACGAGGCGATGGCCGCGCTGGACATCTGGCGCGACCGCTATCCCGCCGTCGCCGAGCGGTTGGCGCCGGCCGATGTGCTGGTCGACGGCATGCGCGGGCCGAGTTCGATCTGGTACCGGATCCGGATCAACCTGCAGCATGTTCCCGTCGACCAGCGCCCGCCGCAGCAGGAGCTGATCGCCGACTACAGCCCTTGGAACAAGGAGGGGCACCATACGCCGCCGGCTTCCCGGCCGGGCGCCGCGGGTACGGGAGAATTGCCGCATGCCCGCGACTGA
- a CDS encoding ATPase, whose translation MSFNPGHNGPGAGGFRAQMSAATPAGDSAPTERLSGFRQPRPQRMVADPAESRSRSTGETPRIQRTRRTVDLPAATHRALDIWQRDAADQLGVARVTGQEVLTALIDQLLADPKLAAQIVRAIQDRR comes from the coding sequence GTGAGCTTCAACCCCGGCCACAACGGGCCCGGCGCCGGAGGGTTCCGAGCGCAGATGTCGGCCGCGACACCCGCCGGAGACAGCGCACCAACTGAACGCCTCTCCGGGTTCCGGCAGCCGCGCCCCCAACGAATGGTCGCCGATCCCGCTGAATCGCGGTCACGTTCCACCGGCGAAACCCCCCGCATCCAGCGGACGCGGCGCACCGTCGACCTCCCGGCAGCCACCCATCGAGCACTCGACATCTGGCAGCGAGACGCCGCCGATCAATTGGGCGTCGCCCGGGTCACCGGCCAGGAGGTGCTCACCGCGCTGATCGACCAGCTGCTGGCCGATCCCAAACTCGCGGCCCAGATCGTCCGAGCCATCCAAGACCGGCGTTAG
- the fadD2 gene encoding long-chain-fatty-acid--CoA ligase FadD2, translating to MPNLPGLPGHAVSKVQQYVERGSAELHYVRKIFEAGAFKLESPLKTAAMATDIAKWGEFGMLPSLNARRTPDRAALIDEDGEFSYRELDEAAHAVANGLIEKGVKGGDGVAILARNHRWFVIANYGAARVGARIILLNSEFSGPQIKEVSEREGAKVIIYDDEYTNAVSKAEPELGKLRALGTNPDSDEDSGSTDETLADLIKRSSSEPAPKAGKHASIIILTSGTTGTPKGANRSTPPTLAPVGGILSHVPFKANEVTSLPAPMFHALGYLHATIAMFLGSTLVLRRKFKPPLVLEDIEKHKVTAMVVVPVMLSRILDTLEKMDSKPDLSSLKIIFVSGSQLGAELANRALKDIGPVVYNMYGSTEIAFATIARPEDLERNASTVGPVVKGVKVKILDDNGNEVPQGDVGRIFVGNAFPFEGYTGGGHKQIIDGLMSSGDVGYFDEHGLLYVSGRDDEMIVSGGENVFPAEVEDLISGHEAVVEATAIGVEDKEWGHRLRAFVVKKEGADVDEDTIKGYVRDHLARYKVPREVIFLEELPRNPTGKILKRELREMQVD from the coding sequence ATGCCTAACCTTCCTGGCCTGCCCGGGCACGCCGTATCCAAGGTCCAGCAGTATGTCGAACGCGGTTCGGCGGAGCTGCATTACGTGCGGAAGATCTTCGAGGCGGGCGCATTCAAGCTGGAGTCGCCGCTGAAGACCGCCGCCATGGCAACCGACATCGCGAAGTGGGGCGAGTTCGGCATGCTGCCCTCGCTTAACGCCAGACGGACTCCCGACCGCGCGGCGCTGATCGACGAGGACGGCGAGTTCAGCTACCGCGAGCTCGACGAGGCCGCCCACGCCGTGGCCAACGGCCTGATCGAAAAGGGCGTCAAGGGCGGCGACGGCGTCGCCATCCTGGCCCGCAACCACCGCTGGTTCGTCATCGCCAACTACGGCGCGGCCCGCGTCGGTGCTCGCATCATCCTGCTCAACAGCGAATTCTCCGGACCGCAGATCAAAGAGGTCTCCGAGCGCGAAGGCGCCAAGGTCATCATCTACGACGACGAATACACCAACGCCGTCAGCAAGGCTGAGCCCGAACTCGGCAAGCTGCGCGCGCTGGGCACTAATCCGGACAGCGACGAGGACTCGGGCAGCACCGACGAGACGCTCGCCGACCTGATCAAGCGCAGCAGCTCCGAGCCCGCGCCCAAGGCCGGCAAACACGCGTCGATCATCATCCTGACCAGCGGCACGACCGGGACACCCAAGGGCGCCAACCGCAGTACCCCGCCCACCCTGGCCCCCGTCGGGGGCATCCTGTCGCACGTTCCGTTCAAGGCCAACGAGGTCACCTCGCTGCCGGCGCCGATGTTCCACGCGCTCGGCTACCTGCACGCCACCATCGCGATGTTCCTCGGCTCGACGCTGGTGTTGCGGCGCAAATTCAAACCACCGCTGGTGCTGGAAGACATCGAGAAGCACAAGGTCACGGCCATGGTCGTGGTGCCGGTGATGCTGTCGCGCATCCTCGACACGCTGGAGAAGATGGACTCCAAGCCCGACTTGTCCAGCCTGAAGATCATCTTCGTGTCCGGATCTCAGCTGGGCGCCGAGTTGGCCAACCGCGCCCTGAAAGACATCGGTCCGGTCGTCTACAACATGTACGGCTCGACCGAGATCGCGTTCGCGACGATCGCCCGGCCCGAGGACCTGGAACGCAACGCCTCGACGGTCGGCCCGGTCGTCAAGGGTGTGAAGGTCAAGATCCTCGACGACAACGGCAACGAGGTGCCCCAGGGCGACGTGGGACGCATCTTCGTCGGCAATGCCTTCCCGTTCGAGGGCTACACGGGCGGCGGGCACAAGCAGATCATCGACGGCCTGATGTCGTCGGGCGACGTCGGCTACTTCGACGAACACGGCCTGCTGTATGTCAGCGGCCGCGACGACGAGATGATCGTCTCCGGCGGCGAGAACGTGTTCCCCGCCGAGGTCGAGGACCTGATCAGCGGACACGAAGCCGTGGTGGAGGCCACCGCGATCGGTGTCGAGGACAAGGAGTGGGGCCACCGGCTGCGCGCGTTCGTCGTGAAGAAGGAAGGCGCCGACGTCGACGAGGACACCATCAAGGGATACGTGCGCGATCACCTGGCCCGCTACAAGGTGCCGCGCGAGGTGATCTTCCTCGAGGAATTGCCGCGCAACCCGACCGGCAAGATTCTCAAGCGGGAACTGCGCGAAATGCAGGTCGACTAG